Within the Peromyscus maniculatus bairdii isolate BWxNUB_F1_BW_parent chromosome 2, HU_Pman_BW_mat_3.1, whole genome shotgun sequence genome, the region TTGACACTCTGACCTCTGGTCATGTGTTTACTGCTGAACACAAAAGCTTTTCAAATGAATCCACTGAAACCATAGCAGTGATCTTCAAGAATTTATGATgctaaaaatgaagcaaaaccacACTGTGTGTGAGTACTGATGTCATCAAGATATGGTGAGCAATCTCAGGAAATGGGTCACAAGAAGAGGGCTGAGGACACTGTACCACAGTGCAGCAGAAAGTTGTTGCTATTGCTTCCCCACTGGGATGACAACACTTCCTTCTTTTGATTTCATTTCAAGTGACACCACAATTTCAGTTCAATGCCACCAACAACGTCAGTATCTTCTCTCTAggaaagtggggggagggaaagTAACAAAATATTCAATGCAAAGAAAATTCAAGAGACAAATGACATCCACCATGGAGACTCCATCAccatagaaaaattaaatgaataattataCACATTGGCAGTACTGAACCTCTACTATGTGGTTGAATCCCTCAAGGCTCTTCTGCTCAATTTTGAAATGGACAAAGACAGAGTGTGTGCAGTATCCACTACTAAAGTAAAACTGAATAAATATCTGTAAGTCCAAACTTCTGGGTAACTAACAGGCAATCAGAGGCACTGCTATCACTGTGTCTTTTGGTCTGTATTTCCACCTCCCAACTTCAGGCACAGCAAGCACTCAGTGAAAAATATTGATCAGAAAAGTTGTATTgggaaaaaaaactcaaacaCTTATATCTTACAAGGACAAACTGGGATATTTACATTTTACTACAGACCTTAGAGTCTTCTGATGTTGACATCTGGGGATTCTTGAGATTCTGACCTCTGGCCATGTGCACACTGCTCAACAAAAAAAGCCTTTCTGATGAATCCACTGAAATGAGAGCAGCAACCTTGTTGGATTTAGGGagctaaaaagcaaacaaacaccacaagTTGTGTGAGTGCTGATGTCATGAAGATATGGTGAACACTCCCAGGGAGTGGGGTACAAGAAGACAGCTAAGGAGACTGTAGAGATGGCTGACAGGTCAAGAGCActtactgatcttccagaggtcctgagttcattttccAGAAACAAcgtggtggctaacaaccatctgtaatgagatctggtgcccacttctggcctacagtcacatatgatatatacataataaatgaataaatgaataaataaataaataaataatttaaaagaagaagaggaaaaggaggaggaggagaagaagaggaagaagaagaagacagctgAGGACACTGTGCCACTGTGGGGCAGAGAGTGTGAGTCGACTCAAACTCTACAGAAGTCACAGGGCAAGTATAGAAAAGGCAGCAATCAGGTATCACAATCTTTGAATCAGACACAGCTAGAAAAATATACATGCTGTTTTGGgtaattggctttggtagaaagaTCCTGCAAAAGGGAATGATGAGCAGAAAGGGAGATGTATCCATGGATACTGACTTTGAAGGCACTATGAAGCACAAACCCAGGCAGACAAAATAGGTCCATGACAGAGAGAAATTTCAGAGACACACTGTTAACAGTAGAAGTCACAATGGCTATACCACAGAGAAGACCCGAATGGTCTACATTCAGATGAATGGTCTCCTGGAACACTAAACAGCATCCCTTTCCATCTTAAGGTGAGGGGACACCAAAAGTGGCAAAATAACCCCAAAACTTTTCCTTAGAGCAAAGCATAGATGATACATTTTTATGAGTTTATGTGaacctatgtgtgtgtgcagcaaaAATGTGGAGTGAGAGAACAACTTCCATGAATAAGATTTCTGGTCCCACCATGAGTTATAGGGATGAACATGAATATCTCAGTCTTGATCTGGAAGCTCTTGTTGATTGTGCCATAATAACCACCAAATGATCATTCAATAAATatctaatataaaatacaaaccaAATTTGATCCTTCATATACTTAGAGAACTCAAGTGTATTAAGATAACTAGAATAAAATATCTCAAACTCACAACCCTAACCAACATAGACAAGAATATCACATGTGCCATTGTTTCAAATAACACCTATAGACTCACAAATATTAGCTGAAACAAAATTGACATTACAATTCAAGTAGCTATATTAAGAAATATATGAAGCACAAATGTCAACTGCAGCATGAAATTCAAGAAATTTCCAGGCCAAGTACTAGAGGTAAGATTTTACACTTTACAGACAAGTGATTTCACACAGGAAAGGTATAtctgtaatataaatatcaacCACAATTTCTTTCAGGAATAAACTCTAGAGAAGGTTTGTTGAGGGGGAGCATTAAAATTGGAAGCaataatgagaataaaaatggcgagaaaaaaaatgaccagaaaCAAGCAGGGAATTACTGAAAGAAAGTGAAATGTACATGGGAGAGTCCTGGCAGGGCATTAAGAAAATGGAAACTAGTGCTTTCTCTTATTTAAGACACATGGAACCAGGCAGGATGGACTTCAGAGAACCTAGAGGGGAAGGTTCAGgaccacagagcccagaggaccaGCAGCATCTGCCACATTCACAATGGCCAGGCCCTGTGCTCTCCTGACATTCCTGGTGGTGATGCACTTCTGGTCAAGCTGCTGTCTGGGATGTGACCTGCCTCAGACTCATCACCTCAGGAGCAAGAGATTCTCCACAATCCTGGCACAAATGAGGagactctcccctctctcctgcctcaaggaCAGAATGGACTTTGCATTCCCTCTGGAGAAGGTGGATGCCCAGCAGATCCAGAAGGCCCAAGCCATCCCTGTCCTGCAGGAGCTGACCCAGCAGGTCCTAATCCTCTTCAGCTCAAAGGACTCATCTGCTGCTTGGGAGACAAGCCTCCTAGACACATTCTGCACTGACCTCCACCACCAGCTCAAAGACCTGCAAGCCTGTCTGATGGAGCAGGGTGGGGTGCAGGAACCTTCCCTGAGCCAGGAAGACTCCCTGGTGGCTGTGAGAAATTACTTCCACAGGATCACTCTCTacctgaaggagaagaaacacagcccCTGTGCCTGGGAAGTGGTCAGAGCAGAAGTCAGGAGAgccctgtcttcctcagccaAGCTGCTGGCAGGACTGACTGAGGAGAAGGAATAAGTCCTGAGCCAAAGTGGAGAGGACTCTCCTGGACTAGGATCCTGCACCTCACTGCTCAGATTTGGCCTTCTCCAAGAACTCTTTGACGTTGACATCAAACTTGCCTGGATAGTTATCCTAATATTGGGTTATATTGTGTTGATTtgtaagggcattttcttattgattcatatgttttgtttgtttgttgatttatttatttgttttatttatttattaggtctTCTGCTTGTTTGTCTATCTACatgattttagttattttttataccatagaattttatattttctttaaataacaaacctttattgttaatttatttcttctactCTATAAAATTTTTACAATACATGCTTAATCTTATGTGTCATTCACATGatcttttgaaaactgtttgATGCTTCTAAACTCATTGTGTACATCATAAATATAATACACCTGAACGTGGTAGGAAATAATACTGAAGCAATGTGTACTGCTTAGACTTAAGAGGTGAGGTGATGCAGCCATCTTGTAGTTCCTTTCGCTGATGGTAAAACTCATACATCTCTCCATTAGATAGTACTCCTCTGGATGGATAGCCAACATGCTGTACAGAAGGAAACCAGAACATCTTGCTTGTGTTCCATTGTGCCTTAGTCCTCTTGAACTACAATTCTCCCTGAACTCTCTGGCCTCCCTTAATTAACATTTGACTCCCAGCTTCTATCAGATGAACTGGATTGGATTTCAAAGATGAGGGAGaccataaaaccaaaataaaataagtacaaaacAAATGAGGATCTTCCTACATACCATTAAAAAAGTGagacatgagaaaagaaaaaaatggagtgtCAGCCCTGTCTTGGTGATGTCTTCAATTGCTGAGACAAAATATCATGACCTAAAGCATTTTGGggtagaaatattttattatagtttaaaaTCACAGCACATTCCATCACTTAGAGATTTTGCCAGGatcttaaacagggcaggaacctgaaggcagtgGCTGATATAACGATCATGGAGGAACACACTTTCTCCTGCCCTGATGCCTcagggcctgctcagcctgctttcaaatactcatcaggaccacctgcccaggggatgGATCACCCATAGTGTACTGGACACTCCAATAGCAGTAATCAGTTATTAAAATGATTTAGAGACTGGTCTACAGTTTGATTCTGTAGAGACATCTTCCCTGGTGAGATCCCTTCTTCCCCACATAAACCTATCTGGTGACAGGTTTAACTTAGAATTATCCAGGGTAAATTCccttcataatagcctcaaaaaaCATACCCTGAAATAAATCTAACAAGGGGAGTGAATACAAATCTTCTAAAACACCCTAGCTCATCCCTCTCAATTTCATTTggtatcttttctttatttcaatttttgtcaTTTCACATACTAAGCCCAggtgtccctccctcctcttctctggtcCTCACCTTACCAGCATCAACCCTGTCACCCAACAACTCCTCAGAGAAGAAAAGGCCTCCCTTGGGAGTCAACAATATGTGGCATACCAGGTTGAGCATAGCTCCCCACTtcttcaaggctgagcaaggtgtcccagcaTAGGATTTGGGATCCCCCAAGCCAGTTCTTGCACTTGGGACAAATCCTGGTCCCAATGCCAGGGGCCTCAtgaacagatcaagccacacatgTGTCAGCAGAATTCAGGGGGCCTAGTTGGGTTCCATGCAGGTCCCCCAGTAGTCAGTCCAGTGTCCCTGAgatcccactagctcaggtcagctgtctctctggttttccccatcatgatcttgactctcTTTCCCCTTTGCTTCTAGgatcccacctccctcccttctactgaacaccaggagctcagcccagtgcctggACTAGCAATCTCTTTGCTAACTGTTGCCAGTGGTCCATGGATACACCGCCATCTAGTGGACACGGGCAACCTCTCAGGGGCCCCATTACTGAGGATAACTCAATCTTCCTCTCCCTGCAGCCATAAGTTGAAAATAGTTCATCAGCTAGGGCTGGGATTTCCTGACATGCTCCCTGCTTGAAACTGgaattttatctttctctatcatACTCAGACTGTGCATGCAGTCACAGCTGCTATCAATATGGACCTGCAGCTACTATATGTTGTCTACAAATCCCTGTTTCCTACAGTCAGAAAGTGTCTCTGGGAATCCCCATCTTCCTGCCAGCTCTTGTGTAAAGTGTACTGCACTATGGATACCAGGAAAGCCATACTGATCTTTGCTCAGACACCTATTCCCTGTACATTGACCACTTGGAAGTGTCTGTGTCCAGTCATCTATTGCCATGAGAACCTCCTCTGAGGAGCACTGACAGATGCACTTATCCTCTGTGAGATGTGGGGGGTAATGTATAAAATCAGGCCTTTTGACACCATGGCCCTTGCTCTTATTCTTGACATTCCTGCTCTCTAGCAGCTTCCTGTTTCCACAGGTGTCTTAAGTTTGGTGTTGCTgggaagaaaataattgaaattttgaGTGTGATTGCATTGACTCTGCAGTTCAAGTTCCTAAGTGCACTCAGTTTGATGtaaaatagctttattttatgGCCATTGAACTTTTAAGTTGAACACTCTTAACATTGTTGCTATTGCTTCCCCACTGGGATAACATCACTTCCattgttttgctttcatttcaaGTGACACCACAATTTCACTTCAATGCCACCAACAACTTCAGTATCTTCTCTCTAGAAAagtggaaaaaggaaataaaatatttaatgcaatgaaaaatcaaaacagaaataacaTCCACCATGGAGCCTCCATCCCTGTagaaaaattgaatgaaaaattGTACACATTGCAGCACTGAAACACTTCTATGTGATGGAATCCCTCAAGGTTCTTCTGCTCAATTTTCTGATGAGCAAAGACAGAGTTTGTGCAGTATCCACTACTAAAGTATAACTCCATAAATATCTGTAGGTCCAAACTTCTGGGTAACTAATAGGCAATCAGAGGTACTGCTATCACTGTGTCTTCTGGTCTGTATTTCCACCTCCTAACTTGAGGCACAGCAGCAGTTAGTGAAAACTCCTGATCACAAAACTACATTTTTGGAAAAACCATAAATACTTATCTCTTACAAATGTAAACTGGGATATTTACACATCACTACAGATCACAGGGTCTTCTGCTGTTGACATCTGGGGATTCCTGACACTATGATCACTGCTGAACATAAAAGCCTTTCTAATGAATCCACTGAAATAAGAACAGCAGTCTTCTAGGTTTTATGAccacaaaaaacaagcaaacaccacACTGTGTGTGAGTGCTGATGTCATCAAGGTATGGTGAGCACTCTCAAGGAGTGGGATACAAGAAGAGGGCCGAGGACATTCTGCCCTACTGTGCAGCAgagaatgtgagtcaactccaaAGCCACTGAAGAAGTCACAGGGCACTTAGAGAAAAGGCAGCAATCAGGGATCACAGCCTCTAATCTCAGACACAGCTAGAAAGAATGTGCATTCCATTTTGGGTAATTGTTGTTAGACAAAAAATCCTCGATAGGGGAATATTGGCCAGAAGGGAGATGTATCCATAGATCCTGACTTTGAAGGCACTGTGAAGCACAACCCCAAGGATGACAAAATTGGTCCATGACTGAGAGAAATTTCAGAGACGCTCTGTTAACAGTAGAAGTCACAATGGCTATACCATAGAGAAGCCCGGAATGGTCTTCATTCAGACGAATGGTCTCCTGGAACACTAAACAGTTCACGAAACCTACAGGCCAAGACGGCATCCCTTTCCATCTTAAGGTCAGAGGTCACCAAATTGGTAAATAACGCTGAAACTTCCTTGGAGCAAAGCATAGATGATATATTTTATGAGtttttgtgaacatgtgtgtgtgtgtgcagcaaagATGTGGAGTGAGAGAACAACTTCCATGAATAAGATTTCTGCTCCCACCATGAGTTCCAGGGATGAACATTAATATGTCAGTCTTGATTGAGAAGCTCTTGGTGATTGTGCCATAATAACCACCAAATGATCATTCAATAAATACCTAATATACAATGCAAACCAAATTTGATCCTTCATATACTTAAGAACTCATGTATATTAGGACAACTAGAATAAAATGACTTCTGAAGTCATTCTTGAAGCCCTCTGTCATGGAGTAAGTACAAGAGGGAGGGCTGAGGATGAGATTTCACTGTGCTGCAGAGAGTTGTAATGAACTTGAGAGGTACTGAGTAAGTCCCATGTTATTAGAAGTAACACCATCCTGGGGTCAggctctgcacacacatacacaccaaggaGGAACCAGCACTGCAGGTCTGGGTGATTGTCACAAGTTGAAGAACACTGTAGACCTCAGTGCAATGGGGTAAGCAAAAGGGAGGTGTCAACACTGATCCTGACTCTGAGGGATCAGGGAAGCACAGCCATGTGGGTCTTGAGAGGGAGAACTTATTCCTGAGACGAGAAATGTCAGAGAACCCATTCGTAATGAGTCACCTGtggaaataaagaggaaaagcatCATCTGGTTCTCCATTCTGAAGAGACTGTGCTATGAAGGCTCTGACCAATCACTACTCAGTTATGGAAGACCAAGGGGCCATGGAGTATCTCTTTCCACTTAAAATAAGCAAGAAAACTGAGGCCTAAATCTTGTACCTCTAAGATAAATACCTACATAttgaatgaaataaattattctcTGTATGTGCTGTGCACAtacgtatgtgtgcatgtttgtactCACAGGTAAAATATTGTGTTCTTGAAATGGAGGACTGATGAACTTTCAGACAAAGGAAAATGCTAAAGAACTTTGCTATCAGTAGACCATCCTTTTGAACATGCTTGACACATTCCTACCTTTCTTTCGCCTTCCTAAACATTTGAAATTCACGTTCGTCGTGTTATCCATGTGCATCCACAGGaatgacagaaagacagacttcCTATGTAAAGATTCCAAGACAGACATCAGAAGGCCATGAAGACTGAGGGGAGGAAAGGGCACTAGGAATTTTctgcactgctgtgggatgttaatgtatgtcctgtgggagcccttcttgggttccttgtggcgttacccagcaggtttgcatagaggatgattaggaccatgggcctgagtgcaggtgtctgagatggtctgcacttggctgtattgggggatggtctgtatgtcaagttgctctgattggtcaataaataaaacctgatcggtcgtggctaggcaggaggtatgggcaggactaacagagaggagagataaaagagcaggaaggcagaaggagacgcggccagccagctgccagccaccgccaggacaagcagcatgtgaagatgctggtgagccacgagccgcgtggcaaggtatagatttgtagaaatgcgttactttaagatataggaacagttaacaggaggtctgccacggccatacagtttgtaagcaatataagtctctgtgtttgcttggttgggtctgagcggctgtgggactggcgggtgacagagatttgtcctgactgtgggcaaggcaggaaaactcaagctacactgcACCGCCAGGGAAACCATCACCAGGGTCAGTAGACACAGAGATGAGGGGACAGGTTTCCAAAGAAATTATCCGCAGCTGAGAAGCAAATGTTGCAGGTAGATGCAGTTTGGAGGTGAGGGGAATAGTGACTCTAATGTTCTCCTACACAGAAGGGCTTTTTacataacataaaacaaatataagaTTATTTGTTGTggatatttaaattaattaatttattatttatttattatttacagaagtaagacaaAGACTTTGAAGttaaatacacacagaaatgaCCCTGCAGATCCCTAGCTGCTGTAGGAGACATTGAGGAGCTGGAACTGCTTTTCTTATGATTTGACACAAACATTGTTTATAGGGACTCAACAATACTACAGTGTCCTGTGCATGAAGATAAACATCACATGATgattaaaatgattataaatttgGTGTGATTGTAACAGTACTCATGGCATACATTTGAGAACCTAAGCCTTTGAAATCGAGTGTTCAGACACTTCACCTGtatgtgtggtttggatatggaGCGTCTCTCGAGGTTTCCTGTGCTGGAGGCTGGTACTCATGGGAGCAGTGTTCACAGGGAACATGAACCTTCATCATCCTCAAGGAGCAAACTGTATCAGTGAAAGCCTGCTGATTGTTGGAGATGAGTGGACTACCAGGTAGTGAGGCTTTGCTGGAAGAAGGTTGGGGCTCCATCTAAGGACACACTTCGTCCCTGTCTGCATCTTGGAAACCATGAAGTGAGTGACTTGTGAGTCCCATTGTCTTCCTACTATGCAGTGGACCCAAAAATCCATGCAGTTCAAACTTGTGAgacaaaataagtgaaaattaacCTTTGACATTTTTAATAGCTCCTCACtcttgtgtatacatgtgagtgtgtgtctatgAATGGATTTGTGTGTGACTATACATGTATATCTGTCtgagtgtgtgttcatgtgtgtctgtgtgtgtgtatgtgtgtttgtgtatatatgtgagaaAGTGTGTATGCTAATGTTTGTAAGGATATGCATGTGTGATTCTGTGtgtaagtttgtgtgtgttgtatatatatgTGGAATATGggattgtgcatatgtgtgtgttagtgcaaatgtgtgtatgtgtggaaatttgtgtgtgtgagtgtttatgtTTGAATGAtggtatgtatttgtatgtgttggAATGTGTACAttggtgtgtgcttgtgtgttttcatgtatagctgtgtgtatatgtgttgaaAATCTGTATTAAGTGtgagaatatgtgtatgtgtgtgtctgtgggcatgtgtgtgtgagtctgtttATGTGTGCGTATTGtggggatatgtgtgtgtgcgcatgtgtttGTCTatctgtgagtgtgtatatgcatgGATATTTGTGTattggtgtatgtatgtacataattGTGTGATGGTGTATCAATACTCTCCTTTGTCTTtgagtatgtatctgtgtgtgatgGTATGTATGCGAGTGTGTTTACGTGtcctgtgcatgtgtatatgagagtgtgtgtctgtgtgtttgtggatgttcatgaatgagtgtgtgtatctgtgttagTGTGTATTTGTGTCATGGTTGTCATTTGGAGGGCTCTGTGTGTACCTGCATACATTGAGTGTGTATTTGCAGGCACAAGGTTGTCAAATTGTGAATGAAATGGTTGGAGCCCACCTTATAGGAGTTAGTTTCTTTATTTCAGCAATGGGTTCCAGGAATGAAATACAGCTCATCAAGCCTGAACAGcaagcctttactcactgagaccTGATGATGGCATGACAATCATTGGATAAATAACTAAGATACACTGTTAATTcaattaacattttatataaattaatagcAGAATTAATGAATGCAATTTGAAGAAAATTAGTGTTAGTCTTTAAACAttggaaaaatttaaagtataccATTGCATCAATACTTTAACTTAGGAACACTTTTTGCATCATACCATACATTATgacaaatgtttatttaaatgatagaaataaaaaatataaaatgaattacaatAACTTTGAATTAcaatttttagagaaaaatttTGACTTTACAATACATGTGTACATTTCAAAAAAAGGATGTCTACTGTGGAGTAATAGTTAATGATAATTCTATTTAGAAAAAAACTGTAAAACAGCTTTCTGAGGGCAGCAGTGAAAGAGGAAGCAAAGATGAAAACCAAAATGGCTTAGAAAAAATTCCCAAAAGCAATCAGAGAATAAGTTAAAGTGAAAAGACAATTGGGAAATAAGGGGAGggcattcagaaaatggaaagtggtGTTTCCCCCTATATAAGACAGATGCACACAGCATTGTCTTCAGAGACTCTAAAGAGCAAGGTTCAGgaccacagagcccagaggaccaGCAGCATCTGCAACATTCACAATGGCCAGGCCCTGTGCTCTCCTGACATTCCTGGTGGTGATGCACTACCAGTCAAGCTGCTGTCTGGGATGTGACCTGCCTCAGACTCATCACCTCAGGAACAAGAGAGCCTCCACACTCCTGGCACAAATAAGGagactctcccctctctcctgcctgaaGGACAGAATGGACTTTGCATTCCCTTTGGAGAAGGTGGATGCCCAGCAGATCCAAAAGGCTCAACCCATCCAGGTCCTGGGTGAGTTGATCCAACAGGTCCTGACCCTCTTCACCTCCAATGAATCATCTGCTGCTTGGGAGACAAGCCTCTTAAACACCTTCTGTGATGAGCTCCACCAGCTGCTCAATGACCTGCAAGACTGTCTCATGGAGCAGGTGGAGGTGCAGGAGCCATCCCTGAGCCAGGAAGACTCCATGGTGGCTCTGAGGAACTACTTCCACAGGATCACTGTCTacctgaaggagaagaaacacagcccctgtgcctgggaggtggtcagagcagaagtcaggagagccctgtcttcctcagccaACCTGCTGGCAAGATTAACTGAGAAGAAGAAGTAAGTCCCCAAGAAAAGTGGTGAGAACTTCGCTGGGCTACAACACTGCATAAATTATCCTTTaaagactcatttattttaaCATGAATTCAATCCACCTACCTAGATATTTCAGCAAAACAGTATAAATTTTATCTATATGTAAGGGCAT harbors:
- the LOC102909569 gene encoding interferon alpha-12-like; translated protein: MARPCALLTFLVVMHFWSSCCLGCDLPQTHHLRSKRFSTILAQMRRLSPLSCLKDRMDFAFPLEKVDAQQIQKAQAIPVLQELTQQVLILFSSKDSSAAWETSLLDTFCTDLHHQLKDLQACLMEQGGVQEPSLSQEDSLVAVRNYFHRITLYLKEKKHSPCAWEVVRAEVRRALSSSAKLLAGLTEEKE
- the LOC102921402 gene encoding interferon alpha-12-like, with translation MARPCALLTFLVVMHYQSSCCLGCDLPQTHHLRNKRASTLLAQIRRLSPLSCLKDRMDFAFPLEKVDAQQIQKAQPIQVLGELIQQVLTLFTSNESSAAWETSLLNTFCDELHQLLNDLQDCLMEQVEVQEPSLSQEDSMVALRNYFHRITVYLKEKKHSPCAWEVVRAEVRRALSSSANLLARLTEKKK